One segment of Brassica napus cultivar Da-Ae chromosome C3, Da-Ae, whole genome shotgun sequence DNA contains the following:
- the LOC106347203 gene encoding xyloglucan galactosyltransferase XLT2 — translation MLPVSNPTSPERLLKKSRTPDKTTTDTDQKISFNSVGNSSANRSASIAASRSHCTWLILSLLCLQLLLFLTLRSIAFPSRRSPGNFPSPAVSVSVSSIESLFTSDEPLLTSDESLPTRTRSEPDDSGRCERGRVFVYDMPKIFNEVILQECDNLNPWSSRCDALSNDGFGKEATSLKGVIPDDLVPSWFWTDQFVSEIIFHNRILNHRCRTYDPESATAFYIPFYAGLAVGQYLWSNYAAADRDRHCKMMTEWVREQPYWNRSNGWDHFITMGRITWDFRRTKDEDWGSNCIYIPGMRNITRLLIERNSWDHFDVGVPYPTGFHPRSDSDVVKWQDFVRNRRRETLFCFAGAPRAGIQNDFRGLLLDHCKESQGACRTVDCTGGKCSNGSSAILETFLGSDFCLQPRGDSFTRRSIFDCMLAGSIPVFFWRRTAYMQYQWFLPNEPGSYSVYIDRNEVKNGTTSIKEVLERFSKEDVRRMREKVIELIPNLVYAKSLNGLETFKDAFDVALDGVFRRFKEQENWYKWR, via the coding sequence ATGCTCCCCGTCTCAAATCCAACCAGTCCTGAACGCCTCCTCAAGAAATCGAGAACACCAGACAAAACCACCACCGACACTGATCAGAAAATCTCCTTCAACTCTGTCGGAAACTCGTCCGCTAACCGCTCTGCCTCCATCGCCGCCTCCCGGAGCCACTGTACATGGCTcatcctctctctcctctgtctccagctcctcctcttcctcactCTCCGCTCCATCGCTTTCCCCAGCCGTCGCTCCCCTGGAAACTTCCCTTCCCCCGCCGTCTCCGTCTCCGTCTCCTCCATCGAGTCTCTCTTCACCTCCGATGAGCCTCTCTTAACTTCCGACGAGTCTCTACCCACCCGAACCCGCTCCGAACCCGACGACTCCGGGCGATGCGAAAGGGGTCGGGTATTCGTCTACGACATGCCGAAGATCTTCAACGAAGTGATCCTGCAAGAGTGCGACAATCTCAACCCGTGGAGCTCTCGCTGCGACGCGCTTTCCAACGACGGCTTCGGCAAAGAAGCGACGTCGTTGAAAGGCGTGATCCCTGACGATTTGGTTCCTTCATGGTTCTGGACTGATCAGTTCGTCTCCGAGATCATCTTCCACAACCGGATCCTCAACCACCGTTGCCGGACTTATGATCCGGAGTCCGCGACGGCGTTCTACATCCCGTTCTACGCTGGACTCGCTGTCGGTCAATATTTATGGTCTAATTACGCGGCGGCTGATCGTGACCGTCATTGTAAGATGATGACTGAGTGGGTCAGGGAACAACCTTACTGGAATAGATCCAACGGATGGGATCATTTCATTACCATGGGTCGCATCACATGGGATTTTCGCAGAACCAAAGACGAAGATTGGGGATCTAACTGTATCTACATCCCGGGAATGCGTAACATCACGCGCCTTCTCATTGAGCGCAACTCTTGGGACCATTTCGACGTCGGTGTACCGTACCCCACCGGATTCCACCCTCGATCGGACTCCGACGTCGTGAAATGGCAGGATTTCGTCAGGAATCGCCGTCGCGAGACGCTGTTCTGTTTCGCCGGAGCACCACGCGCCGGGATTCAGAACGATTTTAGAGGATTGCTTCTCGATCACTGCAAGGAGTCGCAAGGAGCTTGCCGAACGGTGGATTGCACCGGAGGAAAATGCTCGAATGGCTCGTCGGCGATCTTGGAGACGTTTCTCGGCTCTGATTTTTGCCTTCAGCCACGTGGAGATAGCTTCACGCGCCGCTCGATTTTCGATTGCATGTTAGCCGGTTCTATTCCGGTTTTCTTTTGGCGTAGAACCGCTTACATGCAGTATCAGTGGTTTTTACCGAACGAACCGGGTAGTTACTCGGTTTACATAGACCGGAATGAGGTGAAAAACGGGACGACGTCTATAAAGGAAGTGTTGGAACGGTTCAGCAAAGAAGATGTGCGGAGAATGCGGGAAAAAGTGATCGAGTTGATACCGAATTTGGTGTACGCAAAGTCTCTGAATGGATTAGAGACTTTCAAAGATGCTTTCGATGTGGCCTTAGATGGAGTATTTAGGAGATTCAAGGAGCAAGAGAATTGGTACaaatggagatga
- the LOC125583969 gene encoding uncharacterized protein LOC125583969 — MLVHEFYPRKEACNVTEEDMRLLCPVIRPYAAPGVLPLPCTDIYATFGMVSFFVSLLEHYRDWAWYTSDSRPKVGIGGLITPLLQFMNVPLGKDAAGPRFIDGTYLRIATYFSEMYRKNYVYHYYLKGKPVEVVLPNKNLTSLERLGAINFNISQEDFLGEHGSLDPIVAPRKRSAPTRHDKPAAEASEPVYGPPRYYFQPYAGVLPPGALRDAHKHIGQLQRWNKAQDKTIEKLKDKCKALSKTVKKQAKTSAKFMKKVDDVLTRGGIAGCSSADFAFANTSVPLPPPQPADLGFPLTARYLQRKWRNPPIEPSASGNKSPSLASSDNEVEIDEIQSQPWFGGYSSATGGYYTTFPPDDDNAGASTPTHYP; from the coding sequence atgctcgtccaTGAATTCTATCCACGAAAGGAAGCATGTAATGTCACCGAGGAAGATATGCGACTGCTTTGCCCGGTAATCCGACCCTACGCCGCCCCTGGAGTGCTGCCTCTTCCATGCACCGACATCTATGCTACCTTTGGGATGGTCAGTTTCTTCGTGAGTCTTCtcgagcactacagagactgggccTGGTACACCTCTGATTCGCGCCCGAAGGTTGGAATTGGCGGGTTGATCACACCACTGCTTCAATTTATGAATGTccccttgggaaaggacgcagcaGGACCTAGATTCATTGATGGCActtacttgaggattgccactTATTTCAGCGAGATGTATAGGAAGaactacgtctaccactactacttgaAAGGCAAGCCTGTTgaggtggttcttccaaacAAGAACCTGACGAGCTTAGAGAGACTTGGAGCTATCAACTTCAACATTTCCCAGGAAGACTTTCTTGGAGAGCACGGGTCTCTCGATCCCATTGTTGCACCAAGGAAAAGGAGTGCTCCGACGAGACATGACAAACCTGCTGCAGAAGCATCTGAACCCGtctatggacctccgcgctactacttcCAGCCATATGCTGGAGTTCTTCCTCCTGGTGCGCTTCGTGATGCTCATAAACATATTGGTCAACTTCAGCGATGGAACAAGGCACAAGACAAGACGATAGAAAAGCTGAAAGACAAGTGCAAGGCGCTTAGCAAGACTGTGAAGAAGCAagcaaagacttcagccaagttcatgaagaaagtagATGATGTCTTGACCAGgggaggaatagctggatgtagctctGCAGACTTCGCCTTCGCGAACACATCAGTCCCCCTGCCTCCACCTCAGCCTGCGGATCTTGGTTTCCCTCTCACTGCTAGATATCTCCAGCGCAagtggaggaacccacccatTGAACCCTCCGCCTCAGGAAACAAGTCCCCATCCCTAGCCTCTTCTGATAATGAGGTCGAGATTGACGAGATTCAGAGCCAGCCATGGTTTGGAGGCTACAGCTCAGCAACAGGTGGTTACTACACCACATTCCCACCTGACGACGACAATGCTGGGGCATCTACCCCTACTCACTATCCGTAG